The following DNA comes from Occultella kanbiaonis.
CTCGGAGAACGACGTGGACGACGGACCGGAGCCGCCGCGACGGTCCACGCCGTCGACCACGACCGGCGCGCTCACGCCGTGCACGCTCAGGTCCAGGCCGACGTCCGGTGCGAGGGTCACCGTGATGGCTGCCGACACGCCGGTCACCGAAACCACGGACGACGGCGTCGTCGGGGACACGGCCACGTCACCGGAGACCGTGGTCACCGACAGGCGGGGCACGGCCCCGCCGACGAACGTCGTGCCGGTCACGGTGGTGACGTTCGCCGGCCCGGTGTGCTCACCGACCACGATCGGACCGGACGCGGTGCGGACCGTGACCGAGCCGGTGGTCCGTTCGGTGCGGACCTGCCCGGACGCGCTGTTGACGGTCAGGTCCTCGGCCACGTCCGCGACGGACACGGCAGCGCCGACGGTCGCTGCGGTGACCCGGATCCCGGGCCCGACGGCGATCCGGACCCGGGCGCGGTCGTCGGCGGTGAAGGACGTGAGCCGCTTCAGCCAGCCCTCCCAGCCGATCGAGGGGTAGCCGATGGTCAGCCGGGCGCCGTCGGTGGCGACCTCCAGGGGTGCCCCGTCCACCTCGTCGATGTCGATGTGCAGGCCGGGCTCGGCGCGGGTGGAGACCTCCGCGGCGCCCTTGATGAGCTGAACGCGGACCTCCGTGACGCCGTCGGTCCCGCCGATCTCGATCGACTCCGGCCCGGTGATGATCCGACTCGTTGCTGCCATGTGCTGAACTCCTCGTGATCGGTTGGTGCGATGGTGTGCGTGGGCTCGCGTGCTATCGGGTGAGGACCACCTTGCCGAACGCGGCGCCCGAGGCGAGCCGGGAGAAGGCGGTGCGGACCGCCGTCGAGCCCGCGTCGTCGTCGGTGAAGTCGTGGACGGAGTCGAGGACCGGGCGGATCCCGGCCGCGACCATGGCGTCCCGCACGGCCGCGAGCTCGGCGAGGGTGCCCATCGTGGTGCCGATCACGCGCAGGCTGCGGAAGAACACCCGGTTCAGGTCCGCGGACGGTGCCGGCCCGCTCGTCGCCCCCGCGACGGCGATCACGCCACCGGGGCGCAGCGAACGCAGCGAGTGGGCCCAGGTTGCCTCGCCGACGGTCTCCAGCACCGCGTCGACGGGGGCGATGCGGGTGCCCGAGGCGACCGCGTCGTGGGCCCCGAGCGCACGTGCCCGCTCGAGCTTGGCCTCGTCCCGGGAGGTGACGGTGACGTGCACGCCGCCGAGCCGGGCGAGCACGACCGCCGCGGTGGCCACACCCCCGCCGGCACCCTGGATGAGCACTCGCCGGCCCGGGGTGAGGCCGGCGGCGCCGTAGAGCATCCGGTAGGCCGTGAGGTACGCCGTCGGCAGGCAGGCCGCCTCGGCGAAGCTCCAGTCGGCCGGCTTGTCCACGACGTTGCGGGCCGGGACGTGCACGTACTCGGCGAGGGTGCCGGGGTGCAGTTCGGACAGCAGCGTCCGCTTCGGGTCGAGCGTCTCCTCACCGGTCCAGCCCGGCGAGGTGATCACCGCGTGCACGATGACCTCGCGGCCGTCGTCGGTCACGCCCGCGGCGTCGGTGCCGAGGATCATCGGCAGCCGGTCCGCGGACAGGCCGACCCCGCGCAGGCTCCACAGGTCATGGTGGTTCAGCGCGGCCGCGCGCACCCGGACCCGCAGCCAGCCGGCCGGCGCCTCGGACTCGGGCAGGTCGGCGACCTCGAGCCCGGCCAGCGGGTCCTCGGGGTCCTGGCGGACGACGTGGGCGCTGCGCATCAACTCACCCTAGGACACCCGAGGTCGCCCGGCCATGCCGGGCGCCGGGCTCAACCCTCGAACCAGCCTCGCGGGCGGTTGGCCACCGTGGGAGCGTCGATCGCCGGGCCGGGCGCTGCCCAGCCGACGGCGTTGGCCAGCACCCGCCGCACGTGCGGGTGGTGGTAGACCGGGTACTCCTGGTCTCCGGGGCTGAAGTAGAAGATCCGGCCGTTGCCACGGCGGAAGGTGCACCCGCTGCGGAACACCTCGCCGCCGGTGAAGGAGCTGATGAAGACCAGTTCCTCCGGAGCGGGGATGTCGAAGTACTCCGAGTACATCTCCTGCTCGGGGATGTCGATCGGGTTCGGCACCCCGGCCGTGATCGGGTGCCCCGGGGCGACGGTCCAGACCAGTTCCCGGTCGGCCTCGTTGCGCCAGCCGAGCGAGCACGTCGAGCCCATCAGGTCGATGAAGATCTTCGAGAAGTGGGCCGAGTGCAGCACGAGCAGCCCCATGCCGGCCAGGACCCTGGCCCGCACCCGCGCGACGATCTCGTCGCTGACCGCCTCGTGCGCCGCGTGCCCCCACCAGGTCAGCACGTCGGTCTCGGCGAGGACCTGCTCGGTGAGGCCGTGCTCGGGCTGGTCAAGGGTGGCGGTGCGGACCACGACGCCGTCGCCGAGGTGCTCCGCGATTCCCTCGGCGATGGTGGTGTGCATGCCGTCGGGGTAGATCGCGCGCACGGACTCGTCACGGTGCTCGTGGACGTTCTCGCCCCACACGGTGACACGGATGGGCTGGGTGGGCTGTGGCATGGGTCTCTCCAGGGGTGTCTTGAGGGGTCGCGCGGTGGCTGCGGGTCGGGGTCAGTCGGCCTCGACCGCGACCTCACGGCCCTCGAGGGCAGAGCGGTAGCAGGCGTCGATGATCCGGGCCCGGGTGAGGGCGTCGCGGCCCACGTGCGAGGACCAGTCGCCGCCACGCACGGCGTCGACGAACTCCCGGACGACGGCCAGGTGGCCCTCCCCCTTCGTGACGGCGGGTCGGACCTCGGCGGGCACGCCCGCGACGTCGGTGTAGATCCGCAGCGTGTCGGAATGGGTGTAGTTCTCGACGTCGACCGACGCGCCGCCGTCGCTGCCGAACAGCTCGACACCGAAGTTGTCCCCGGGCCGGCGGTAGCTGGCCCAGCTGGTCTCCAGCAGCAGGGTGGCGCCACCCTCGAGCCGCAGGAACGCCGTCGCCAGGTCCTCGACGCCGTAGACGGACGCGACCTGCGTCTTGCCGACGTCCACCCGGCCGCCGAGGCCGCGCGGGCCGAGCTCGGCGAACGTGGACGCGGAGACGCTCAGCACCCGCGGCTCACCGAGCAGGAACAGGGCCATGTCCAGCATGTGCACGCCGAGGTCGATCAGCGGCCCGCCGCCGGCCATCTCGGCGTCGGTGAACCAGCTGCCCATGCCCGGGATCCCGTTGCGGCGGCGCCAGTGCGCCTTCGCGTAGTAGATCCGACCGAGCGCGCCCGCGTCGATCTGGTGCTTGAGCACGTCCACGTCGCCGCGGCGGCGGTGGTTGAACGCGATGTGCAGGACCCGGCCGGCGGCAACGGCGGCGTCCACCATCCGCTTGCCCTCCTCGGCGGTCCGGGCGAGGGGCTTCTCGCAGAGCACGTGCGCACCGGACGCGAGGGCGGCAACGGTGACCGGCTCGTGCAGGTACGTCGGCGTGCCGACGCTCACGATGTCCAGGTCGTCGCGCGCGACGAGGTCCTCCCACCGTTCGTAGCGGTGTTCGACGCCGTGGCTGTCGGCGAGCTCATGCAGCCGCTGGGTCTCGAGCCCGGCGAGCGCGACCACCTCCACGCCGGGGATCTGCTGGTATGCGGCCAGGTGCGTCGAACCAGCGAAACCGAGCCCGACCACCCCCACCCGCAACGGTGTCGGTTCCTGAGACAGTGACATGTCACCTTCGTACGATCGGGATGTGGATCACGGGCCGGGCGCCACACTAGCGGCCACGGCCGCGCGAGGCGACCACCCGCCGTCGGGCATCGCGAACGTGACCCCGGGGCGCCTGGAGCCGCCCCGCCCGGGGCGACCACCCGCCGTCGGGCATCGTCAGAGCCACCCGCCCAGGTGTGGGACCATGGACGGCGGACACTGGCATTCCGCCACAGTCGGTATCGAGGAGACAGTCATGAGCAAGCGCGGTCGCAAGCGCAAGGCCCGTCGGGGCAGCGCCGCCAACCACGGCAAGCGTCCCAACGCCTGAGCGTCGGGAAGCCCGAGCGCCGAGCGACACCCACGTGGTGTCCTCGGCGCTTTCTCGTTCCCGGCCCGGCTGGTTCCGGCCGGGCAAGCGCTGACATCGCCCCTGCGGGCCTGACGTCGTACACGCGCAGCGACCGGCTCAGCGCGGCAGCTGCGATCTCGCCGGCAGCGCCGGGCCGCGCCGGGCGGCGTCGGGTCAGTCGGTGGTGGTCGTGGTCCGCAGCAGCGAGAGCTGCGTCATCACGCGCATCCGCAGCGCGTCCGGCGCCACCTCGACGCAGGAGCGCTTGAGCACCACCCGCAGCTCGGTCTCGGCGCTGACGGCCTGCAGGCACGTCACGCACTCCTCGATGTGGGCGCGCAGCCGGACCAGGTCCAGGTCGGGCAGCTCGGAGTCCACGTACTCGTACAGATGCTCCAGTGCCTCTTCGCACCGGCACTCACCCGTGTTCGGGCGGTCCTGGTTCATACCTTCTCCACCTTCATCCCCAGCGAACGCGCATGGTCGGCGAGCAACTTGCGCAGTTGGGCGCGCCCCCGGTGCAACCGTGACATCACGGTCCCGATCGGCGTGTCCATGATCTCGGCGATCTCCTTGTACGCGAAGCCCTCCACGTCGGCCAGGTACACGGCCAGGCGGAAGTCCTCCGGAAGTTCTGCGAGCGCGTCCTTGATCTCACCGTCCCCGAGGGAGTCCAGCGCCTCGGTCTCGGCCGAGCGCAGCCCGGTCGAGGTGTGCGACGCGGCCCGGTGGATCTGCCAGTCCTCGACGGTGTCGGCGTCCGACTGCAGGGGCTCGCGCTGCTTCTTGCGGTAGGTGTTGATGAACGTGTTCGTCAGGATCCGGTACAGCCAGGCCTTGAGGTTCGTGCCGGGCTTGTACTGGTGGAACGCGGCGTAGGCCTTCGCGAACGTCTCCTGGACCAGGTCCTCGGCGTCCGCGGGGTTGCGGGTCATCCGCAGGGCGGCGCCGTACAACTGGTCGAGGTAGGGCATCGCCTCGTCCTCGAACCGTCGGTCCCGGGCGGCCTCGTTCTCATCGTCGGGTGCCCGGTCGGTGTTCTCTGTCATCGGGGTCGAGCCTAGTCTCCCTGTGCCCCGTCGCAGTCCGGGCCGGCGGGCCCCAGCGGGACCGCTCGGGGACGGCCGCGTCGACGCGGCCGTGCGGGGACACGGAGCGGTGGCTCGGTGCTCGGTCAACTCGGCGCTCACAGCCTCCTCAACCACGCCGGGCCGCCGGTCATTCCAGCAGGGCTCCCCACTAGCACTCGCGGGGCATCTGCGGTAGTCATGGATCATGAATCCTCTGCGCCTGCTCGCCCGCCCGCTCCTCGCCTCGGTGTTCATCGTGGACGGCCTGGACGCCATCCGGAACGCGGACAAGCACGCCGAGAAACTCGAGCCCTATAACAAGCCGATCCAGGCGATCGGGGAGAAGGTTCCGCAGCTCCCCACCGATGCGAAGACGCTGACCCGGATCACCGGTGCCGTGACGGTCGGAGCCGGCGTGCTGCTCGCCACCGGGAAGGCCCCGCGGCTGGCGTCGGCGGTGCTTGCTGCCGTCACGGTCCCGCTCACGGTGGTGCGCTACCCCTTCTGGACCTCCAAGGGCGACCAGCGTCGCGCCGACACCAGCAGCTTCCTGCGCAACTTCGCCCTGGTCGGCGGCCTGCTGATCGCGGCCGAGGACCGGGTCGGCAAGCCTTCGCTGGGCTGGCAGTGGAACAACTGGCGGGCGCATCGGAGCGAGCTCGCGGACGTGAAGGCGGACCTGACCAGGGCGAACGTGAAGGCTCTGAAGTCCGGGGTCAAGGCGACCACCGCGGATCTGCGGGCCAAGATCTCGTCCTGACCCCCCGGTAGGCTTGGCCGGTGCCCACTCTCACCGCCCCTTGGCCCGCTCCCGTCGCGACCCGACCGCTCGATGCCACGGTGGTGGTCCCGGGCTCGAAGTCGCTGACCAACCGGACCCTCCCACTGGCCGCGCTCGCGGTCGAGCCGACCCGGATCACCGGTGCCCTGGTGTCCCGGGACGCCGATCTGATGATCGGCGCGCTGCGCGCCCTCGGCACCGGCATCGAGGCCTCCGACGGCGGAACCACGCTGGTCGTGACGCCTGCGGTCCTGCGTGGGCCGGCCGAGGTGGACTGCGGCCTCGCCGGCACGGTGATGCGGTTCATCCCGCCGATCGCCGCACTCGCCGACGGGCCGGTGCGGCTCGACGGTGACGCCGGTGCCCGGGTCCGGCCGATGGGCCCGGTGCTGCGCGGCCTGGCGGCGCTCGGCGTCCCGGTCACCGGTGCGGACCCGGCCACGGGCGAGAAGGTCGACGACCCCTCGTTCCTGCCGCTGACGGTGCACGGGACCGGCCGGGTACTCGGCGGCGAGGTCGAGATCGACGCCTCCGGCTCGTCCCAGTTCGTCTCCGCGCTGCTGCTCGCCGCGCCCCGGTTCGAGGCAGGCCTCACCCTGCACCACGTGGGTGAGGTGCTGCCCAGCCAGCCGCACATCGACATGACGATCGCGGCGCTGCGCGAGCGGGGCGTGAACGTGGACGACGCCGCGCCCGGCAAGTGGCGGGTGGAGCCGGGGCCGATCTCCGGCGGTGACGTGGTCATCGAGCCGGACCTGTCCAACGCGGGCCCGTTCCTCGCGGCCGCGCTCGCCGTCGGCGGCACCGTGCGGGTGCCGAACTGGCCGACGGCGACGACGCAGCCCGGTGCGCTGCTCCCTGGCCTGTTGGAGCGCCTCGGGGCCACGACCGCGCTCGCCGACGGCGTGCTCTCGGTGACCGGCACCGGCACGGTGCGCCCGGTCGATGTGGACCTGAGCGCCGCCGGCGAGCTCGCCCCGACGATCGCGGCTCTGGCCGCGCTGGCCGACGGCGAGTCCCGGCTTCGCGGGATCGCGCACATTCGCGGGCACGAGACCGACCGGCTCGCCGCCCTGGTCACGGAGATCCGCCGACTCGGCGGGTCCGCCGAGGAGACCGACGACGGGCTGATCATCCGCGGCGGCGGGCTGCACGGCGCCGACGTGGAGACCTACCACGACCACCGGATGGCGACGTTCGCGGCCGTGGTGGGCCTCGCCGTCGAGGGCGTCCGGGTCGTGAACGTGGCGACGACGTCGAAGACCCTGCCGGACTTCACCGCGATGTGGGCCGACCTGCTCGGGCCGTCCGGCAGGGCGTAGGCCGGTCATGGCGGGACGCAGGGACTGGAGCGAGTCCGACGTCCGGGTGCGCCCGAACCCGAAGGGGAACCGGCCGCGCACCAAGCAGCGTCCCGAGCACGCGTTCGCCCGGGCGGCCCTGGTCCTTGCCGTGGACCGCGGCCGCTACCACCTGCTCACCGACGACGGCGTGCGCCTGGTCGCGATGAAGGCACGGGAGCTCGGCAAGTCCTCGATCGTGGTGGGCGACCGGGTGGACGTGGTGGGCGACACCTCCGGTGCGAAGGACACCCTGGCCCGGGTGGTCCGGGTGCATGAACGGCGCACGGTGCTGCGCCGGTCCGCGGACGACTCCGATGTCATCGAGCGGGTGATCGTGGCGAACGCGGACCAGCTGGTCATCGTCACCGCGCTGGCGGACCCCGAGCCACGGCCCCGCATGGTCGACCGCTGCCTGGTGGCCGCGTTCGACGCTCGCATGGACGCCCTGCTCTGCCTCACGAAGGCAGACCTGGCCGACCCCGAGCCGTTCACGCAGCTGTACCGGACCCTGGACGTCGCGTCGGTCGCGACCTACCGCGAGGGCGTGACGATCCACGGGCTGGAGGCGCTGCGTGAGCAGCTGGCCGGCAAGGTCTCGGTGCTCGTGGGCCACTCCGGCGTCGGCAAGTCGACCCTGGTGAACGCCCTGGTGCCGGACGCGGACCGGGCCACCGGCGTGGTGAACACGACCACCGGCCGGGGCCGGCACACGTCCTCCTCCGCGGTGGCACTGGAGCTGCCCGGCGGCGGGTGGATCATCGACACCCCGGGGGTGCGCTCGTTCGGGCTGGGCCACGTGGACCCGGCCACGTTCGTTGACGCGTTCGCCGACCTCGCCACCGTCGCGCAGGACTGCCCCCGCGGGTGCACGCACACCGCCGACGCCCCGGACTGTGCGCTCGACGAGTGGGTCGCCTCGGGCGCCGCTGGCCCCGCGGGCGAGGCGCGGCTGGAGTCCTTCCGCAGACTGCTGACGAGCCGGTCCGGCGACTCGGACTGACCTCGCGGTGCCGGGCCGAGCTCGGCCCGTTCCGTCGGCCCGCGGGTTCGGCGTGGCAGCGGCATGGTCGAGGCAGCGGCGATCCCGCGGGCGCTCCCGACCGACATCGCACCCACCCCACCGACATCGCACCCACCCCACCGACATCGCACCCACCCCACCGACATCGCACCCACCCAACCGACATCGCACCGTCAGGCAGTGCGATCTCGGCGCTGCCCGTGCGATCTCAGTACCTTCCGAGCACCGTCCACAGGGCCGAAGCACGCTCCGACGTTGTCCGCCAGGGTGCAGGCATGCCCGAACAGCCGAGGCCGCCCGAACTGCCGCGCACCTACCTCTCCGGTGAACTGACCGCGTCTTTACTGGCACGGATGATCGGCACCGAACGACTGGTGCCTGTCCGCAAGGGAGCCTTCGTGGTGGTCGACCCGGAAGATCCGATCTGGCGGCGCAAGCGGATCATGACCCTGGGTAGGTGCGTGGCGGCAACGCGGCTCCTGACCCGCGACCACGTGTTCAGCCACACCAGCGCAGCACTCGTGCACGGCTGTGCACTCTGGGATGTCGATCCCCGGGTCCACCTGTTCCAGAGTGGCAATCCCAGCCCGGGGCACACCCGGAACATGTTCCGGCACGTGGTTGCGATCGGCCAGGCCGAGCGGACCATCGTGAACGGACTGCCCGTCACCACCCTCGAACGCACCATCCTCGACTGCGCGCGGACCCTGCATCCGCGCGATGCGCTCGTGGTCGTCGACAGCGCGATGGGGATCCTGGTGAAACCGGACCGCACCGATCGCGCGGGCACCGACATGCGCACGGCAGAGCTGCGAGCGAGGCTGCTCCGCCGCATCGAGGAACCCGATATGCGCCGGGGGCGCCGTCAGGGGCGCGTCGTGATCGCCCTCGCGGATCCGTATGCGGAGTCGCCGGGAGAGTCCGCACTCCGATGGATCGCGCTTGCCCGCGGTCTGCCACCACCGGTCTGCCAGTGCGCCGTGCGGACCGACGCGGCGATGTACTACACCGACATGAGGTGGCGGTTCAGGCTGACACGTCCGAACGGGACGCAGCGGATCGTCACGGTCCACGCCGAGTTCGACGGGCGGGTCAAGTACCGCGGGACTGGGCCCGACGCATCTCGGACCGTGACGGACGAGAAGGTGCGGGAGGACCGGATCCGGGCGACCAAGGCCGAGGTGGTCCGCGCGGTGTGGGAGGACCTCGCTCACACCGATCGGATGTTCGCTCGCCTCATCGATGCGCTGCCGAGCTCGTTCGTGCACTCGCTGTGCGCCCGGCCAGAGTTGTTCCGCCCGTGAGATCGCACCTCCGGCGCTGAGATCGCACCGCTCAAGGGTGCGATCTCAGCCAGGCTGGTGCGATCTCAGAGCTGGGGCGCGATCTGAGGGCTGGGGGTGCGATCTCAGCCGCGGTGGGCGAGGGCGCCGAGCACGTCCCGGTTCAGGCGCGAGATGAGGTCGATCTGGATGCCCTTCGGGCAGGCGGCCGTGCACTCGCCGATCTGGGTGCAGCCGCCGAAGCCCTCGAGGTCGGCCTGGGCGACCATGTCCAGCGCGCGGGAGTGCCGCTCCGGCTGACCCTGCGGGAGCAGCCCGAGGTGGGTCACCTTCGCCGCGACGAACAGGGACGCGGATCCGTTCGGGCAGGCCGCCACGCAGGCGCCGCAGCCGATGCAGGTGGCGGCGTCGAACGCGGCGTCCGCGTCCACCTTCGGCACCGGCGCGGCGTGCGCGTCCGGCGCGGTGCCGGTGGGGGCGGTGATGAAGCCGCCGGCCTGGATGATCCGGTCGAACGCACCACGGTCGACGATCAGGTCCTTGATCACCGTGAACGGTTCGGCCCGCCACGGCTCCACGTCGATCACGTCGCCGTCGGAGAAGGAGCGCATGTGCAGCTGGCAGGTGGTGACCCGTTCCTTCGGGCCGTGCGCCAGGCCGTTGATGACCAGGCCGCACATCCCACAGATGCCCTCCCGGCAGTCGCTGTCGAACGCGATCGGATCCTCGCCCGAGATGGTGAGGTTCTCGTTGAGGACGTCCAGCATCTCCAGGAAGGACATGTCCGGGGAGACGTCGGTGACCTGGTAGGTCTGCATCTGCCCGGTGTCGTCGCTGTTGCGCTGACGCCACACCCGCAACGTGATGTTCACTTGTAGCTCCGCTGCTTCATCTCGATCGCTTCATAGATCAGGTCTTCCTTGTGCAACACCGGCGAGCCGCCGTCGCCGCCGAACTCCCACGCCGCCACGTAGGCGAAGTTCTCGTCGTCGCGCAACGCCTCGCCGTCGGGCGTCTGGTGCTCGGCCCGGAAGTGGCCGCCGCAGGACTCCTCGCGGTGCAGGGCGTCGATGCACATCAGCTCACCGAGCTCGAAGAAGTCGGCCACCCGGCCGGCCCGCTCCAGCGTCTGGTTGAGCTCCTCGCTCGTGCCCGTGACCCGGACGTTCGTCCAGAACTCCTCGCGCAACGCCCGGATCAGCCCGATCGCCTTCGTCAGGCCCTCGGCCGTGCGCTCCATCCCGCAGTACTCCCACATGATGTGGCCGAGCTCCTTGTGGAAGGAGTCGACGGTGCGGGTGCCGTTGATGGCCAGCAGCCGCTGGACCCGCTCGCGCACCGCTTCGGTGACCTCGACCGCCGCCGGGTGGGTGGCATCCGCGGCCTCGAACGGGGCGTCCGCGAGGTAGTTCGCGATGGTGCTCGGGAGCACGAAGTAGCCGTCGGAGAGGCCCTGCATCAGGGCGCTGGCCCCGAGCCGGTTCGCACCGTGGTCGGAGAAGTTCGCCTCGCCGATCACGAACAGCCCGGGGATCGTGGACTCCAGGTCGTAGTCGACCCAGAGCCCGCCCATCGTGTAGTGCACGGCCGGGTAGATCCGCATCGGCGTGACGTACGGGTCCTCGCCGGTGATCTGCGCGTACATCTCGAACAGGTTGCCGTACTTGGCCTCGACGGCCTTGCGGCCGAGCCGGGTGATCGCCTCGGCGAAGTCGAGGTAGACCCCGCGTCCGCCGGGGCCGACGCCGCGGCCCTCGTCGCAGACCTGCTTGGCGGCCCGGGACGCCACGTCCCGGGGCACCAGGTTGCCGAACGCCGGGTAGCGGCGCTCGAGGTAGTAGTCGCGCTCGTCCTCGGGGATCTGCCGGGCGTCGCGATTGTCGCCGGCCTCCTTCGGCACCCAGATCCGGCCGTCGTTGCGCAGCGACTCGCTCATCAGGGTGAGCTTGGACTGGTACTCCCCCGACACCGGGATGCAGGTGGGGTGGATCTGCGTGTAGCAGGGGTTGCCGAAGTAGGCACCCTTGCGGTGCGCCCGCCAGGTCGCGGTGACGTTGCAGCCCATCGCGTTCGTGGACAGGAAGAACACGTTGCCGTAGCCGCCGGTGCCCAGCACCACGACGTCGGCCATGTGGGTCTCGATCTCACCGGAGACCATGTCCCTGACCACGATCCCGCGGGCCCGGCCCTCGACGATGATCAGGTCGAGCATCTCGTGGCGGGTGTACATCTCGACGCTGCCGGCACCGATCTGGCGCTCGAGGGCCTGGTAGGCGCCGAGAAGGAGCTGCTGGCCGGTCTGCCCACGGGCGTAGAACGTGCGGGACACCTGCACGCCGCCGAAGGACCTGTTGTCGAGGAGGCCGCCGTACTCGCGGGCGAACGGGACCCCCTGCGCGACGCACTGGTCGATGATCTCGACGCTGACCTGGGAGAGCCGGTACACGTTGGACTCGCGGGAGCGGTAGTCGCCGCCCTTGACCGTGTCGTAGAAGAGCCGGTGGACGCTGTCG
Coding sequences within:
- a CDS encoding DUF4097 family beta strand repeat-containing protein, whose translation is MAATSRIITGPESIEIGGTDGVTEVRVQLIKGAAEVSTRAEPGLHIDIDEVDGAPLEVATDGARLTIGYPSIGWEGWLKRLTSFTADDRARVRIAVGPGIRVTAATVGAAVSVADVAEDLTVNSASGQVRTERTTGSVTVRTASGPIVVGEHTGPANVTTVTGTTFVGGAVPRLSVTTVSGDVAVSPTTPSSVVSVTGVSAAITVTLAPDVGLDLSVHGVSAPVVVDGVDRRGGSGPSSTSFSEPRGAGTSFVKVSTVTGSVSVVHGQPDAPEGDAGQIDGAG
- a CDS encoding Gfo/Idh/MocA family protein, which gives rise to MSLSQEPTPLRVGVVGLGFAGSTHLAAYQQIPGVEVVALAGLETQRLHELADSHGVEHRYERWEDLVARDDLDIVSVGTPTYLHEPVTVAALASGAHVLCEKPLARTAEEGKRMVDAAVAAGRVLHIAFNHRRRGDVDVLKHQIDAGALGRIYYAKAHWRRRNGIPGMGSWFTDAEMAGGGPLIDLGVHMLDMALFLLGEPRVLSVSASTFAELGPRGLGGRVDVGKTQVASVYGVEDLATAFLRLEGGATLLLETSWASYRRPGDNFGVELFGSDGGASVDVENYTHSDTLRIYTDVAGVPAEVRPAVTKGEGHLAVVREFVDAVRGGDWSSHVGRDALTRARIIDACYRSALEGREVAVEAD
- the rsrA gene encoding mycothiol system anti-sigma-R factor is translated as MNQDRPNTGECRCEEALEHLYEYVDSELPDLDLVRLRAHIEECVTCLQAVSAETELRVVLKRSCVEVAPDALRMRVMTQLSLLRTTTTTD
- a CDS encoding DoxX family protein, which encodes MNPLRLLARPLLASVFIVDGLDAIRNADKHAEKLEPYNKPIQAIGEKVPQLPTDAKTLTRITGAVTVGAGVLLATGKAPRLASAVLAAVTVPLTVVRYPFWTSKGDQRRADTSSFLRNFALVGGLLIAAEDRVGKPSLGWQWNNWRAHRSELADVKADLTRANVKALKSGVKATTADLRAKISS
- a CDS encoding succinate dehydrogenase/fumarate reductase iron-sulfur subunit, whose protein sequence is MNITLRVWRQRNSDDTGQMQTYQVTDVSPDMSFLEMLDVLNENLTISGEDPIAFDSDCREGICGMCGLVINGLAHGPKERVTTCQLHMRSFSDGDVIDVEPWRAEPFTVIKDLIVDRGAFDRIIQAGGFITAPTGTAPDAHAAPVPKVDADAAFDAATCIGCGACVAACPNGSASLFVAAKVTHLGLLPQGQPERHSRALDMVAQADLEGFGGCTQIGECTAACPKGIQIDLISRLNRDVLGALAHRG
- a CDS encoding zinc-binding dehydrogenase → MRSAHVVRQDPEDPLAGLEVADLPESEAPAGWLRVRVRAAALNHHDLWSLRGVGLSADRLPMILGTDAAGVTDDGREVIVHAVITSPGWTGEETLDPKRTLLSELHPGTLAEYVHVPARNVVDKPADWSFAEAACLPTAYLTAYRMLYGAAGLTPGRRVLIQGAGGGVATAAVVLARLGGVHVTVTSRDEAKLERARALGAHDAVASGTRIAPVDAVLETVGEATWAHSLRSLRPGGVIAVAGATSGPAPSADLNRVFFRSLRVIGTTMGTLAELAAVRDAMVAAGIRPVLDSVHDFTDDDAGSTAVRTAFSRLASGAAFGKVVLTR
- the rsgA gene encoding ribosome small subunit-dependent GTPase A — encoded protein: MAGRRDWSESDVRVRPNPKGNRPRTKQRPEHAFARAALVLAVDRGRYHLLTDDGVRLVAMKARELGKSSIVVGDRVDVVGDTSGAKDTLARVVRVHERRTVLRRSADDSDVIERVIVANADQLVIVTALADPEPRPRMVDRCLVAAFDARMDALLCLTKADLADPEPFTQLYRTLDVASVATYREGVTIHGLEALREQLAGKVSVLVGHSGVGKSTLVNALVPDADRATGVVNTTTGRGRHTSSSAVALELPGGGWIIDTPGVRSFGLGHVDPATFVDAFADLATVAQDCPRGCTHTADAPDCALDEWVASGAAGPAGEARLESFRRLLTSRSGDSD
- the aroA gene encoding 3-phosphoshikimate 1-carboxyvinyltransferase — translated: MPTLTAPWPAPVATRPLDATVVVPGSKSLTNRTLPLAALAVEPTRITGALVSRDADLMIGALRALGTGIEASDGGTTLVVTPAVLRGPAEVDCGLAGTVMRFIPPIAALADGPVRLDGDAGARVRPMGPVLRGLAALGVPVTGADPATGEKVDDPSFLPLTVHGTGRVLGGEVEIDASGSSQFVSALLLAAPRFEAGLTLHHVGEVLPSQPHIDMTIAALRERGVNVDDAAPGKWRVEPGPISGGDVVIEPDLSNAGPFLAAALAVGGTVRVPNWPTATTQPGALLPGLLERLGATTALADGVLSVTGTGTVRPVDVDLSAAGELAPTIAALAALADGESRLRGIAHIRGHETDRLAALVTEIRRLGGSAEETDDGLIIRGGGLHGADVETYHDHRMATFAAVVGLAVEGVRVVNVATTSKTLPDFTAMWADLLGPSGRA
- a CDS encoding 50S ribosomal protein bL37, which encodes MSKRGRKRKARRGSAANHGKRPNA
- a CDS encoding sigma-70 family RNA polymerase sigma factor; the protein is MSAELTEHRATAPCPRTAASTRPSPSGPAGARRPGLRRGTGRLGSTPMTENTDRAPDDENEAARDRRFEDEAMPYLDQLYGAALRMTRNPADAEDLVQETFAKAYAAFHQYKPGTNLKAWLYRILTNTFINTYRKKQREPLQSDADTVEDWQIHRAASHTSTGLRSAETEALDSLGDGEIKDALAELPEDFRLAVYLADVEGFAYKEIAEIMDTPIGTVMSRLHRGRAQLRKLLADHARSLGMKVEKV
- a CDS encoding ThuA domain-containing protein — translated: MPQPTQPIRVTVWGENVHEHRDESVRAIYPDGMHTTIAEGIAEHLGDGVVVRTATLDQPEHGLTEQVLAETDVLTWWGHAAHEAVSDEIVARVRARVLAGMGLLVLHSAHFSKIFIDLMGSTCSLGWRNEADRELVWTVAPGHPITAGVPNPIDIPEQEMYSEYFDIPAPEELVFISSFTGGEVFRSGCTFRRGNGRIFYFSPGDQEYPVYHHPHVRRVLANAVGWAAPGPAIDAPTVANRPRGWFEG